One window of Catellicoccus marimammalium M35/04/3 genomic DNA carries:
- a CDS encoding GTP pyrophosphokinase, giving the protein MENWKEFLAPYEQAVTELKVKLKGIRKQYQEQKTHAPIEFVTGRLKTKESILDKCERRNIALENIEEEMQDIAGLRIMCQFVDDIYEVISLLKERNDMKVVKEVDYISNTKESGYRSYHLIIEYPVELITGTKKVYAEIQIRTLSMNFWATIEHSLNYKYQGEYPEEIRHRLRRAAEASYRLDEEMSEIRDEIREAQRYFSGKRQEN; this is encoded by the coding sequence ATGGAAAATTGGAAAGAATTTTTAGCGCCTTATGAGCAAGCAGTAACCGAATTAAAGGTAAAACTTAAAGGAATTCGCAAACAATATCAAGAACAAAAAACACATGCGCCCATTGAATTTGTGACGGGTCGTTTAAAAACAAAAGAAAGTATTTTAGATAAATGCGAACGTCGTAATATTGCCTTAGAAAATATCGAAGAAGAAATGCAAGATATCGCAGGATTACGCATTATGTGTCAATTTGTCGATGATATTTATGAAGTGATTTCGCTATTAAAAGAGCGTAATGATATGAAAGTTGTTAAAGAAGTCGACTACATTTCCAATACAAAGGAAAGTGGTTATCGTTCCTACCATTTGATTATTGAATATCCTGTAGAGTTAATTACAGGAACAAAAAAAGTTTATGCAGAGATTCAAATTCGTACTTTGTCTATGAATTTCTGGGCAACGATTGAACATTCTTTAAATTATAAATATCAAGGAGAATATCCAGAAGAAATTCGTCATCGTCTACGTCGTGCAGCGGAAGCTTCTTATCGCTTAGATGAAGAAATGTCTGAGATTCGTGATGAAATTCGAGAAGCACAACGCTACTTTTCAGGAAAACGTCAGGAGAATTAA
- a CDS encoding NAD kinase, with product MKVWIIHNDQEKSLYCTKKLQEKLARTELILDQEHPDVVITIGGDGTLLGAFHQYEDQLDHVRFTGVHTGHLGFYTDWRDYELDELVESLLCDQKESVSYPLLEVTVHCRKHEPRTFVALNESTVRCIHQTLIADIAIQKEWFERFLGDGLALSTPTGSTAYNKSLGGAVIEPTMNVFQLTEMAALNNSVFHTLGSSMILQGSERVDIHLEEDKEYIVTIDQKTYTLNDLQSLSYTLSKKRIQFAKYRHTPFWKRVKAAFLE from the coding sequence ATGAAGGTATGGATTATCCACAATGACCAAGAAAAGTCATTGTATTGTACAAAAAAATTACAAGAAAAATTAGCGAGAACAGAGCTTATTTTAGATCAAGAACATCCCGATGTCGTAATTACCATTGGTGGAGATGGCACACTCCTAGGAGCCTTTCATCAATATGAAGACCAATTAGATCATGTACGCTTTACAGGGGTACATACAGGGCATTTAGGATTTTATACGGATTGGCGTGATTATGAATTAGATGAGTTAGTCGAAAGTTTACTTTGTGACCAAAAAGAATCCGTTAGTTATCCATTATTAGAAGTGACCGTTCATTGTAGAAAGCATGAACCTCGTACTTTTGTTGCTTTGAATGAATCTACGGTACGTTGTATCCACCAAACATTGATTGCAGATATTGCCATTCAAAAAGAATGGTTTGAACGCTTTTTAGGAGATGGATTAGCATTATCTACGCCTACAGGTTCTACTGCCTATAACAAAAGTTTAGGAGGAGCTGTGATTGAGCCAACCATGAATGTTTTTCAACTTACCGAAATGGCAGCTCTTAACAACAGTGTCTTTCATACATTAGGTTCTTCAATGATTTTACAAGGAAGCGAACGAGTGGATATTCATTTAGAAGAAGATAAAGAATATATCGTAACTATCGATCAAAAGACGTATACTTTAAACGATTTACAATCTTTATCTTATACGTTATCAAAGAAAAGAATTCAATTTGCTAAATATCGTCACACTCCATTTTGGAAACGAGTGAAGGCGGCATTTTTAGAATAG
- a CDS encoding RluA family pseudouridine synthase, with translation MKFQYTYQKEAPQAIKYYVQELGLSRGLLARIKFQGGKITVNDKEENVLYLLQKGDVLELTFPREESCDHLTLDPTPLDICFEDEHFLIIHKPAGVPSIPVRRYPEGTMVNRVKNYYFTQGYENQQVHVVTRLDKDTSGLMLLAKHSFAHAKMDVCLREKTLKKQYIAFVEDQNQVLKEHDWIKASIRRKANSTVERETCTEGGQTALTEYKRWFVHPKVSGVKVQLHTGRTHQIRVHFSSLGCPLLGDTLYGGTADFPRQALHCQSLRFIHPFTEKEIEITAPLPQDMQQFLEQQNIKID, from the coding sequence ATGAAATTTCAATATACATATCAAAAAGAAGCACCACAAGCGATTAAATATTACGTTCAAGAATTGGGTTTGTCTCGAGGATTGTTGGCAAGAATTAAGTTTCAAGGTGGCAAAATTACGGTTAATGATAAGGAAGAGAATGTTTTATATCTTTTACAAAAAGGAGATGTATTGGAATTAACTTTTCCTAGGGAGGAGAGTTGTGATCATTTAACATTAGATCCTACTCCGTTAGATATTTGTTTTGAAGATGAACATTTTTTGATTATTCATAAACCTGCAGGAGTTCCCAGTATTCCTGTACGTCGTTATCCTGAAGGAACGATGGTGAATCGAGTGAAAAATTATTATTTCACTCAAGGATATGAAAACCAACAAGTCCATGTGGTCACTCGTTTGGATAAAGATACTTCAGGCTTGATGTTACTTGCCAAACATAGTTTTGCTCATGCTAAAATGGATGTTTGTTTACGGGAAAAAACATTGAAAAAACAATATATTGCTTTTGTGGAAGATCAAAATCAAGTGTTAAAAGAACATGATTGGATTAAAGCTTCGATTCGTAGAAAAGCCAATTCTACGGTAGAAAGAGAAACTTGTACGGAAGGCGGACAGACGGCGTTAACAGAATATAAGCGTTGGTTTGTTCACCCAAAAGTTTCTGGTGTGAAAGTTCAATTACATACCGGAAGAACACATCAAATTCGTGTTCATTTCTCTTCGCTTGGCTGTCCTTTATTAGGAGATACGTTATATGGAGGAACAGCAGATTTTCCAAGACAAGCACTACATTGCCAGTCTCTTCGCTTCATTCATCCATTTACAGAGAAAGAAATTGAAATAACAGCACCTTTACCACAAGATATGCAACAATTTTTAGAACAACAAAACATAAAAATCGATTGA
- a CDS encoding CYTH domain-containing protein, translating into MESLEIEFKTLLTKEEFEHLVYTFPKAKKEIQTNIYFDTPDHQIKDQHSAFRLRMFEHTGEWTLKVKTKEGNIEHTFPLTKAQHALIAENKVSPLTLLPEEMKKELVYRNICLDQLQILAELTTERWEEKLSNEAVIMIDHSFYHGKEDYELEIEVTDEIEGKSYFEAFLNHFHLPYRPSMPKIARASQANSLKEN; encoded by the coding sequence ATGGAATCATTAGAAATTGAATTTAAAACCCTATTAACAAAAGAAGAATTTGAACATTTAGTCTACACCTTCCCAAAAGCCAAAAAAGAAATTCAAACGAATATTTATTTTGACACCCCAGATCATCAAATTAAAGATCAACACAGTGCTTTTCGCTTGCGTATGTTTGAACATACTGGTGAATGGACATTAAAAGTAAAAACCAAAGAAGGAAACATCGAACATACTTTTCCTCTTACAAAAGCACAACACGCGTTAATTGCTGAAAATAAAGTTTCTCCACTAACTCTCCTTCCAGAAGAGATGAAAAAAGAATTGGTCTACCGTAATATCTGTCTAGACCAATTACAAATTTTAGCCGAATTAACAACCGAACGTTGGGAAGAAAAATTGAGTAATGAGGCAGTAATTATGATTGACCACAGTTTCTATCATGGAAAAGAAGATTACGAATTAGAGATAGAAGTCACCGATGAAATCGAAGGAAAATCCTATTTTGAAGCCTTTTTAAACCATTTTCACCTTCCTTATCGTCCATCGATGCCAAAAATCGCTCGTGCAAGCCAAGCAAACAGCTTAAAAGAAAATTAA